In a genomic window of Gloeomargarita sp. SRBZ-1_bins_9:
- a CDS encoding 4a-hydroxytetrahydrobiopterin dehydratase produces the protein MTPLLSPEEISAQAATLTGWTVEGKTLKWEHRFADFLAAMKFVNSLVEPAEQMGHHPDIFISYNRVVITLTTHDAGGLTQKDFDLARQISQLLANS, from the coding sequence ATGACGCCACTACTCTCGCCGGAGGAAATCAGTGCTCAAGCGGCGACCTTGACCGGTTGGACCGTCGAAGGAAAAACCCTGAAATGGGAACACCGGTTTGCGGATTTTTTGGCCGCCATGAAGTTTGTCAATTCCCTGGTCGAACCAGCAGAACAAATGGGCCATCACCCCGATATTTTTATTTCCTACAATCGGGTAGTGATTACCTTGACGACCCACGACGCCGGCGGCCTGACCCAAAAAGACTTCGACCTGGCCCGCCAGATTAGTCAACTTCTGGCCAATTCATAA